Proteins encoded by one window of Mesorhizobium sp. INR15:
- a CDS encoding transporter substrate-binding domain-containing protein yields the protein MKTVLKTFAAALLLGVAAMGVAKADPVKIGVAAEPYPPFTSPDASGKWIGWEIDFIDAVCAEEKLDCVITPVAWDGIIPALTTKKIDVIASSMSITDERKKTIDFSDKYYNTPTAIIGPKDQKFGAAPADLKGKVIGVQVSTIHAVYAKKHFTDAQEIKEYQTQDEANQDLAAGRLDAVQADSIALGEFLKSDQGKACCDLKGMVAPDIEVLGPGVGAGVRKDDTGLKDKINAGIKAIRANGKYDEISKKYFDFDIYGAEAQSN from the coding sequence ATGAAGACCGTTCTGAAGACATTCGCCGCAGCGCTGTTGCTCGGCGTCGCCGCGATGGGTGTAGCCAAGGCCGATCCGGTCAAGATCGGCGTTGCCGCCGAACCCTATCCGCCCTTCACCTCGCCGGATGCCTCGGGCAAGTGGATCGGCTGGGAGATCGACTTCATCGATGCCGTCTGCGCCGAAGAGAAACTCGACTGCGTCATCACGCCCGTCGCCTGGGACGGTATCATTCCCGCGCTGACGACCAAGAAAATCGACGTCATTGCCAGTTCGATGTCGATCACCGACGAGCGCAAGAAGACGATCGACTTCTCCGACAAATATTACAACACACCGACCGCCATCATCGGACCGAAGGACCAGAAGTTCGGCGCCGCGCCGGCGGATCTGAAAGGCAAGGTCATCGGCGTGCAGGTTTCGACCATCCATGCCGTCTATGCCAAGAAGCACTTCACCGACGCGCAGGAAATCAAGGAATACCAGACCCAGGACGAGGCCAACCAGGATCTCGCCGCCGGTCGGCTTGACGCGGTGCAGGCCGATTCCATAGCGCTTGGCGAATTTCTCAAGTCCGACCAGGGCAAAGCCTGCTGCGACCTGAAAGGCATGGTTGCCCCTGATATCGAGGTGCTCGGACCTGGCGTGGGCGCCGGCGTGCGCAAGGACGATACTGGGTTGAAGGACAAGATCAACGCCGGCATCAAGGCTATCCGCGCCAACGGAAAATATGACGAAATCTCCAAGAAATACTTCGACTTCGATATCTACGGTGCGGAAGCCCAGTCGAACTGA
- a CDS encoding ABC transporter permease, which yields MLGLLHSIEIAVGATCVGLLIGICGAYGKLYGGPVVRDLLAVYTTIVRAVPELVLILLLYYAGTDLINQVLTAMGYQRVDISGLVAGIAVLGFVQGAYSTEVMRGAILAIPQGQIEAARAYGMSPSLLLRRITLPAMLPFAIPGLANLWLIATKDTALLAVVGFFELTLATRQAAGVTKAYLIFYLAAGVLYLAVSLFSNLLLGRLEAWARRGMPSVKEAR from the coding sequence TTGCTTGGCCTTCTGCATTCGATCGAGATCGCGGTCGGCGCCACCTGCGTCGGGCTTCTGATCGGCATCTGCGGCGCCTATGGCAAGCTCTATGGCGGCCCTGTGGTGCGCGATCTCCTGGCTGTCTACACGACGATCGTGCGCGCCGTGCCCGAACTGGTGCTGATCCTGCTGCTCTACTACGCCGGCACCGACCTGATAAACCAGGTGCTGACGGCAATGGGCTACCAGCGCGTCGACATCAGCGGGCTGGTGGCCGGTATCGCCGTGCTCGGCTTTGTCCAGGGCGCCTATTCCACCGAGGTCATGCGCGGCGCGATCCTGGCCATCCCGCAAGGGCAGATCGAGGCCGCTCGCGCCTATGGCATGTCGCCAAGCTTGTTGCTGCGGCGTATCACATTGCCGGCAATGCTGCCTTTCGCCATACCCGGCCTCGCCAATCTCTGGCTGATCGCCACCAAGGACACCGCGCTGCTTGCCGTCGTCGGGTTCTTTGAGCTGACGCTGGCGACCCGGCAGGCGGCGGGCGTCACCAAGGCCTACCTCATCTTCTACCTCGCGGCGGGCGTGCTCTATCTGGCCGTGTCGCTGTTTTCGAACCTGCTGCTTGGCCGCCTCGAGGCCTGGGCCCGGCGGGG